The following proteins come from a genomic window of Misgurnus anguillicaudatus chromosome 10, ASM2758022v2, whole genome shotgun sequence:
- the gja9a gene encoding gap junction alpha-9 protein — protein sequence MGDWNFLGGILEEVHIHSTMVGKIWLTILFIFRMLVLGVAAEDVWNDEQADFICNTEQPGCRNVCYDKAFPISLIRYWVLQVIFVSSPSLVYMGHALYRLRALEKERQRRKIALRRELEAVDVEMAEVRRNIERELRQIDQGKLNKAPLRGSLLRTYVAHIVTRSAVEVGFMTGQYLLYGFQLDPLYKCEREPCPNAVDCFVSRPTEKSVFMVFMQSIAAISLFLNILEIMHLGYKKLKKAILKFYPQLKDDVDDSFYPNKLKKDSMVHQMCIGTSTGRKATIASAPSRYNLMLDRPSDGPAYPPLINSSLAFLPVQSDIPNKVGSDPTEHNSNSNNTSSDTRSPPCDSVTPPKQEDLEDSLPSPTHNKKQELKTSDPLSHHRDSSHTSSGVGKKPWKVSAPWNCSTVVEGNVSDSDSLEGGKTPCPYATVRARTSLRSDSKRSRPATPDSVEESSSESRHSPQRTSPSRRTSLASSASSRRAAPTDLQI from the coding sequence ATGGGAGACTGGAACTTTCTTGGTGGGATTTTGGAGGAGGTGCATATCCACTCCACCATGGTGGGAAAGATCTGGCTGACCATCCTCTTCATCTTTCGCATGCTGGTTCTTGGAGTGGCAGCGGAGGACGTGTGGAACGATGAGCAAGCTGACTTCATCTGCAACACTGAGCAGCCTGGCTGCCGCAACGTTTGCTACGACAAAGCCTTCCCCATTTCTCTCATCCGCTACTGGGTGCTGCAGGTCATTTTTGTGTCCTCACCCTCGCTGGTGTATATGGGCCATGCCCTCTACCGCCTCCGTGCTCTGGAGAAAGAGCGCCAGCGTAGAAAGATCGCACTGAGGCGGGAACTCGAAGCCGTGGATGTGGAGATGGCAGAGGTACGGCGCAACATCGAACGGGAGCTTCGGCAGATTGACCAAGGAAAGTTGAACAAAGCTCCACTGAGGGGGTCACTGCTGCGCACCTATGTGGCTCACATAGTCACCCGCTCGGCCGTAGAAGTGGGGTTCATGACCGGACAATATCTACTTTATGGTTTTCAACTAGATCCGCTTTACAAATGTGAGAGGGAACCCTGCCCCAATGCGGTGGATTGCTTTGTATCTCGACCCACTGAGAAGAGTGTCTTCATGGTGTTCATGCAATCCATAGCTGCCATCTCACTGTTCCTCAATATTTTGGAGATCATGCACCTTGGTTACAAGAAACTTAAAAAGGCCATCTTGAAGTTCTACCCACAGCTGAAGGATGATGTAGATGACAGCTTCTATCCTAACAAGCTAAAGAAAGACTCTATGGTGCATCAGATGTGCATTGGCACCTCTACTGGGCGCAAGGCCACCATTGCATCTGCACCCAGCAGATACAACCTAATGCTTGATAGACCGTCTGATGGACCTGCCTACCCTCCTTTGATTAACTCGTCCTTGGCTTTCTTGCCCGTTCAGAGTGATATCCCGAACAAAGTTGGATCTGATCCAACGGAGCACAACAGCAACTCCAACAACACAAGCAGTGACACGCGCTCGCCACCTTGCGACTCTGTCACGCCACCAAAGCAAGAGGATTTGGAGGATTCACTCCCATCACCTACACACAATAAAAAGCAGGAGCTCAAGACTTCAGACCCATTAAGCCATCACAGAGACTCATCTCACACATCATCTGGTGTGGGAAAAAAGCCATGGAAAGTCAGTGCACCCTGGAATTGTTCAACAGTTGTAGAAGGTAATGTTTCAGACTCTGATTCTTTAGAAGGAGGAAAGACCCCCTGTCCCTATGCAACTGTGCGGGCACGTACATCATTGAGGTCCGACTCCAAAAGGAGTAGACCCGCCACTCCTGATTCAGTAGAAGAATCCAGCTCAGAGTCGCGGCACAGTCCGCAACGAACGTCACCAAGCCGTCGCACCTCATTGGCCAGCAGTGCCAGTAGTAGACGTGCAGCTCCTACAGACTTACAgatatga
- the rragca gene encoding ras-related GTP binding Ca, translating into MSIQYEAPLADSYGVADSFPKHFGYGEEEGDIEDGSTSSDSKPRILLMGLRRSGKSSIQKVVFHKMSPNETLFLESTNKIYKDDISSSSFVNFQIWDFPGQVDFFDPTFDYEMIFRGTGALIFVIDAQDDYVEALGRLHLTVSRAYRVNPEINFEVFIHKVDGLSDDHKIETQRDIHQRANDDLADASLEKLHLSFYLTSIYDHSIFEAFSKVVQKLIPQLPTLENLLNIFISNSGIEKAFLFDVVSKIYIATDSSPVDMQSYELCCDMIDVVIDVSCIYGLKEDGSGSAYDKESLAIIKLNNTTVLYLKEVTKFLALVCILREESFERKGLIDYNFHCFRKAIHEVFEVGVSTPRTSNQPDGTPLKTVALNGTP; encoded by the exons ATGTCGATTCAGTACGAGGCACCGCTGGCTGACAGTTACGGGGTAGCGGACTCGTTCCCCAAACACTTCGGGTATGGAGAAGAGGAGGGCGACATCGAGGACGGCTCTACATCTTCCGACAGCAAACCGAGGATCCTGCTGATGGGGTTGCGCAGGAGCGGAAAGTCGTCTATTCAGAAG GTGGTGTTTCATAAGATGTCCCCCAATGAGACCCTGTTTTTGGAGAGCACCAACAAGATCTACAAAGATGACATCTCCAGCAGCTCTTTTGTCAACTTTCAGATCTGGGACTTCCCTGGACAAGTCGACTTCTTTGACCCGACCTTTGATTATGAGATGATTTTTAGAGGAACCGGGGCATTGATATTTGTCATCGATGCGCAG GATGACTATGTAGAGGCCCTTGGTCGGCTCCACCTAACAGTGTCACGGGCGTATAGGGTTAACCCAGAAATCAACTTTGAAGTGTTCATCCATAAAGTCGATGGCTTGTCTGATGACCATAAAATTGAGACCCAGAGGGACATACACCAGAGGGCTAATGATGACCTTGCAGATGCCAGTTTGGAGAAACTACATCTCAG TTTCTATCTGACAAGTATCTATGATCACTCCATTTTCGAGGCGTTCAGTAAAGTGGTGCAGAAGCTCATCCCTCAGCTTCCCACACTGGAGAACCTTCTCAACATCTTCATATCT AATTCAGGGATTGAAAAGGCCTTCCTGTTTGACGTCGTCAGTAAGATTTACATCGCCACCGACAGCTCACCGGTGGACATGCAGTCCTACGAGCTCTGCTGTGACATGATCGATGTGGTCATTGACGTCTCCTGTATTTACGG TTTAAAGGAGGATGGCAGCGGCAGTGCGTATGACAAGGAGTCTTTGGCCATCATCAAACTCAATAACACCACAGTGCTCTACCTGAAAGAGGTCACAAAGTTCCTCGCTCTAGTCTGCATACTGAGAGAGGAGAGCTTTGAACGGAAAG GACTGATAGACTACAATTTCCACTGTTTCCGGAAAGCCATTCACGAGGTGTTCGAAGTGGGTGTGTCCACCCCAAGAACAAGCAACCAGCCAGATGGCACTCCTCTGAAGACTGTTGCCTTAAATGGCACCCCCTAG